A single region of the Brassica rapa cultivar Chiifu-401-42 chromosome A03, CAAS_Brap_v3.01, whole genome shotgun sequence genome encodes:
- the LOC103858627 gene encoding F-box/kelch-repeat protein At5g39560-like has protein sequence MIPKEAKPNQQETMTKPQPLSLSSLPDEILENILARLSKWNYPNLSLVSKRFLFLLSSPQLYTTRSHIGTTEPCLYFCLDDLLSIPHPKWFTLWMRPADETLEDEDEILEDYSLVSVPSGRHHLKHVPYSSTVAVGSDIYVIGGPYKGPPSSLVCIFDGRSHTWREGPNMLVAREKAYAFHIDGKIYVMEEDRKDDNWMEVLDIKTQTWSRLLGHGATEFRDDWFLVNVFRGQIYVIAATENFGYDPKEGTWEVVETHECYGHIDSWCEIEDVMFCFTNSGYCMWYDTKSREWREVKGSDMEVLRDTSEHSLAWGCVVETVNHGGKLLVIWVPKYKTKEKRRIWCGKIALEKRHEGEIWGKMEWVNEVLTVTNSFNFLSCVLIMI, from the coding sequence ATGATCCCCAAAGAAGCTAAACCAAATCAGCAAGAGACGATGACTAAGCCGCAACCACTGTCGTTATCATCACTCCCAGACGAAATCTTAGAGAACATTCTTGCCCGCCTGTCCAAGTGGAATTACCCTAATCTCTCTCTTGTCTCCAAGAGATTCCTCtttctcctctcttctcccCAACTCTACACTACGCGATCTCACATCGGAACCACCGAACCATGCCTCTATTTTTGCTTAGACGATTTGCTCAGTATACCACATCCCAAATGGTTTACTCTTTGGATGAGACCTGCCGATGAAACCCTAGAAGACGAGGATGAAATTCTTGAAGACTATTCGTTGGTGTCGGTACCCTCTGGTCGTCACCATCTTAAACACGTACCATACTCTTCCACCGTAGCTGTTGGCTCGGACATCTACGTAATCGGTGGACCCTACAAGGGGCCACCGTCTTCACTTGTTTGTATCTTTGATGGTCGGAGTCACACGTGGCGTGAAGGTCCCAACATGTTGGTGGCCCGTGAGAAGGCGTATGCATTTCATATCGATGGGAAAATATATGTAATGGAAGAGGACCGGAAAGACGATAATTGGATGGAAGTACTAGACATAAAAACTCAAACTTGGAGTCGCTTGCTGGGCCATGGAGCTACTGAGTTTCGTGACGATTGGTTTCTTGTCAATGTGTTTAGAGGACAGATATACGTAATTGCTGCTACGGAGAATTTTGGATATGACCCAAAAGAAGGGACATGGGAAGTTGTGGAAACGCACGAGTGTTATGGACATATCGATAGTTGGTGTGAGATAGAGGATGTAATGTTTTGTTTTACGAACTCTGGTTATTGCATGTGGTATGACACCAAGAGTAGAGAGTGGAGGGAGGTCAAGGGTTCGGATATGGAAGTATTGCGTGATACAAGCGAGCATAGCTTAGCATGGGGGTGTGTTGTTGAAACTGTTAACCATGGCGGGAAACTATTAGTTATCTGGGTCCCCAAATACAAGACAAAGGAGAAAAGGAGAATTTGGTGTGGGAAAATTGCATTAGAGAAGCGCCATGAAGGTGAGATTTGGGGTAAGATGGAATGGGTTAATGAAGTCCTTACGGTCACCAATTCGTTTAACTTCTTGAGTTGTGTACTCATTATGATTTAA
- the LOC103858620 gene encoding protein transport Sec1b, whose product MSFSDSGSSSNGGDYKTFRQITRERLLYEMLRPEGSKSTWKVLVVDELTVKILSSSCKMSEFTQQGISLVEIITKQRQPMTSMEAIYFIQPTEANVNALLSDMTGQSPLYKKAFVFFSSPVSRSLVTLIRKDMKAMKRIGALKEMNLEYISMDSQGFITNNENALEDLYSDEENHQRADACLNVVAKRIATVLASLKEYPVVRYRGAKGLDATTMTSYRELIPTKLAASVWNCLTKYKQTIEDFPQTETCELLILDRSIDQIAPLIHEWTYDAMCHDLLKMEGNKYTHEVPSKTGDNTEKKEVLLDEEDPIWVELRDVHIADASERLHEKMTNFVSKNKAAQLKQSSKDFGDLSSKDLQKMVHALPQYSEQIDKLSLHVDIARTINRTIMEQGLRELGQLEQDLVFGDAGRKDVIKFLSTNNDINQESKLRLMMIFAEIYPKKFAGEKGRKMMELAKLSGDDVVAVNNLRLLGPVHTECKSSTTGSFPLKFDVLKTKRAARRDRVGDTQTWMLSRFYPIIEELVEKLNKGHLPKQDYPCMNEPRPTFYSSSQSPSASPVLPHSRRTPSWARRHLSDDGYFSDSVLGRASSCIKKKGQRIFVFIVGGATRSELRACHKLTEKLDREIILGSSSFLDPHTFLTKMKQMNEEEEISLDDIDI is encoded by the exons ATGTCATTCTCCGATTCTGGATCGTCCTCAAATGGCGGAGATTACAAGACTTTCAGGCAGATCACGCGAGAGA gaTTGCTATATGAAATGCTTAGACCAGAGGGCTCGAAATCAACTTGGAAG GTACTTGTTGTGGACGAGCTCACTGTGAAGATATTGTCATCTTCCTGCAAAATGTCTGAGTTCACACAGCAAGGCATTTCTT TGGTTGAGATAATAACAAAACAGAGACAGCCTATGACTTCCATGGAAGCCATTTACTTTATTCAACCAACTGAAGCAAA TGTTAATGCGTTATTATCAGATATGACTGGACAATCACCACTTTACAAGAA ggCCTTCGTTTTCTTTAGTTCTCCTGTTTCGAGAAGCTTAGTTACTCTCATTAGGAAGGACATGAAAGCGATGAAACGCATTGGCGCACTGAAAGAG ATGAACTTGGAGTACATTAGCATGGACAGCCag GGGTTCATTACGAATAACGAAAATGCTCTAGAAGACCTTTATAGCGACGAGGAAAACCATCAGAGAGCAGATGCTTGCTTGAATGTGGTAGCTAAACGCATTGCTACAGTTTTGGCCTCACTAAAG GAGTACCCCGTTGTGCGCTACCGTGGAGCCAAAGGTCTTGATGCCACAACAATGACAAGTTACAGAGAGTTGATTCCTACAAAGCTTGCTGCTAGTGTATGGAATTGTCTGACAAAATACAAACAGACAATCGAAGATTTTCCTCAGACTGAAACATGTGAACTACTTATCCTGGATCGATCCATAGACCAG ATCGCACCTCTCATTCATGAATGGACATATGATGCAATGTGCCACGATCTGCTTAAAATGGAAGGAAATAAATACACACACGAG GTTCCTAGTAAAACTGGTGATAATACTGAGAAGAAAGAGGTTCTTTTAGATGAAGAAGATCCCATTTGGGTGGAGCTTCGTGATGTTCACATTGCAGAT GCAAGTGAAAGATTGCATGAGAAGATGACAAACTTCGTGTCGAAGAACAAAGCCGCGCAACTGAAACAGAGTTCAAA AGACTTTGGTGACCTTTCGTCAAAAGACTTGCAGAAGATGGTTCACGCTTTGCCTCAGTACAGTGAGCAAATTGATAAGCTCTCTCTTCATGTCGAT ATTGCTAGAACAATTAACAGGACTATAATGGAACAAGGTCTAAGAGAACTCGGGCAACTAGAGCAGGACCTTGTTTTTGGGGATGCTGGAAGAAAAGACGTCATCAAATTCTTAAGCACCAACAAT GATATAAACCAAGAAAGCAAGCTACGGTTAATGATGATTTTTGCGGAAATCTACCCTAAGAAGTTTGCAGGTGAAAAGGGACGTAAGATGATGGAG CTAGCAAAATTGTCGGGGGATGATGTAGTAGCTGTGAACAATTTGAGATTACTTGGACCAGTACATACAGAGTGTAAAAGTAGCACAACTGGATCTTTCCCTCTCAAGTTTGATGTTCTTAAG ACGAAGCGAGCTGCTCGGAGAGACCGTGTTGGTGACACTCAAACATGGATGCTATCTCGTTTTTATCCAATCATAGAG GAACTCGTTGAGAAACTTAACAAAGGCCATTTGCCAAAACAAGATTACCCTTGTATGAATGAACCAAGACCAACCTTCTACTCTAGCTCTCAATCTCCATCAGCGAGTCCGGTGTTGCCTCATTCAAGACGAACACCAAGTTGGGCAAGACGCCATCTTTCTGACGATGGATATTTCAG TGACTCAGTTCTAGGACGAGCATCGAGCTGTATCAAGAAAAAGGGACAAAGAATTTTTGTCTTCATAGTAGGAGGAGCAACGAGATCTGAG TTAAGGGCTTGCCACAAGCTTACAGAGAAGCTTGACAGAGAAATTATTTTAGGCTCCTCCAGCTTCCTTGACCCCCACACTTTCCTCACG aaaatgaaacaaatgaATGAAGAAGAGGAGATTTCACTGGATGATATCGACATTTAG
- the LOC103858621 gene encoding putative transferase At4g12130, mitochondrial — translation MLRFNLRRQISNFTGTYRRNVHSGLEDAGPMASRLKSRSVVRFSGPDTIKFLQGLLTNDVRRFGESSGERTSTIPTPNMPSVSTPPMYAALLTPQGRFLYDFFLYRPTRPDEKLDRTGSGPGSDPGCDGSVELFADVDVAVLDELLETLKKYRLRSKVDIENVAEEFSCWQRYGRNLSGSSSVGWGGGVDRAGESTASGNKYGWQWYEDPRLDCLGYRSIFPSDSTPPLVEADKETDESNYLLWRLEHGVTEGSAETPKGEAIPLEYNFVGLNAISFDKGCYVGQELIARTHHRGVIRKRLVPLRFIDSDGKEVNQEIAAGAEVVESGTGKKIGAVSTALGSRGMGVMRVEEAFKGSTELTVNGSEDVKVEAIKPTWWPVEWFQQDLSGVASA, via the exons ATGCTTCGATTCAATCTCCGTCGTCAAATCTCCAATTTTACCGGAACCTATCGCCGGAATGTACACAGCGGTCTCGAAGATGCCGGTCCGATGGCATCCAGGCTCAAATCCCGCTCCGTGGTCCGGTTTAGCGGACCGGATACAATAAAGTTTCTCCAGGGACTGTTGACCAACGATGTACGGAGGTTCGGCGAATCTTCCGGCGAGAGAACCTCGACGATTCCTACTCCGAACATGCCTTCCGTCTCCACGCCGCCTATGTACGCGGCGCTGTTAACTCCTCAGGGGAGGTTTCTATACGATTTCTTCTTGTATAGACCGACGCGACCCGATGAAAAACTCGATCGGACAGGCTCCGGACCCGGGTCGGATCCGGGTTGTGATGGGTCGGTAGAGTTGTTTGCGGATGTTGATGTCGCTGTCCTCGATGAACTGCTGGAAACACTCAAAAA ATATCGTTTGAGGTCCAAAGTGGATATTGAGAACGTTGCAGAGGAGTTCTCGTGTTGGCAGCGTTATGGTAGGAATCTATCTGGATCTTCGTCTGTGGGTTGGGGAGGTGGTGTTGATCGTGCTGGTGAATCTACAGCTAGTGGTAATAAGTACGGATGGCAATGGTACGAGGATCCTAGATTGGACTGTCTCGGTTACAGAAGCATTTTTCCTTCTGATTCAACTC CGCCATTAGTTGAGGCAGATAAAGAAACAGATGAAAGCAATTACCTTTTGTGGAGATTAGAGCATGGAGTTACTGAAGGGTCAGCTGAAACCCCTAAAG GTGAAGCAATTCCTCttgaatataattttgttgGTCTTAATGCGATAAGCTTTGACAAAGGCTGCTATGTTGGTCAAGAGCTTATAGCTCGTACGCACCACCGTGGTGTCATCCGCAAACGCCTAGTCCCGTTACGGTTCATTGATAGCGATGGAAAAG AGGTAAACCAGGAGATTGCAGCTGGAGCTGAAGTGGTTGAATCAGGAACCGGCAAAAAAATAGGGGCAGTTTCAACAGCTTTGGGTAGCCGAGGAATGGGAGTGATGAGAGTAGAGGAAGCCTTTAAAGGCTCCACTGAATTGACGGTAAATGGGTCAGAGGACGTGAAGGTCGAGGCAATTAAACCGACGTGGTGGCCAGTTGAGTGGTTTCAGCAGGATCTGTCAGGGGTTGCCTCTGCGTAG